In the Apis cerana isolate GH-2021 linkage group LG7, AcerK_1.0, whole genome shotgun sequence genome, AAGTGTACCTGTATAATGATAAGaagatatttatgattatcctatattttatgcaatgaTGACAAACAGCGCAAAAAGTGAATATAAGTTAtcttaaaataagtataaataatataataatttgtcgtACTATATTCCaacacattattataattaataatttctcgaagATTCTatgaaatctattattttcgagtgaagaaataagttttaacgacatttaatattaacgaacatggaaaattttccattaatctaacatttattataattaatatttctcgaacATTCTatgaaatctatttattttcaaacgaaaagataaattttaacgacGTTTAATTTACACTTGTAAATTGAACATGGAAAATTTtccactattttatttatatataatgtaatatataataattcatggaATAACGAATGTATTAATTCCATTGCAATCCAatctatctataataataaaggatCTGTGGATAGTCAAAtttgaaagaggaagaaacgaCGAAGAGGCAAGCAATGgggaaacaaataaaaaaaaaaaaaaaaaaagaaaaaagaaaaaatattaatttaatgttgaaTCATACTCACATCGGTTAAATTCTCATTCAAACCGGCTTAAGAGTCCAGGCACTAGCGTCCTTTCTGTTTGAGTGTTGCCTCTATACTAACATTGCAATGCGTGACGCGTGACCCTGCAGTAAGTATAGTCCCACTCTCCTCGCGGAGAACAGTGTGATGAGAGAGTGGTTTTTATAAACCTTAATGTCAAGTTCTCTGTAGCCTCATCCTGAAAAAGAActcgttatatttttcaatcccaGGTATCTCGAATATACGCATCGACATGGTGTACGTCAAgcgtgtttctttcttttcttttttttttttttcctgtttaCAATGTTGAGCGTAGTcgtaatacttttattatccttttttttttttttaatcattatgctaataatctgaaaaataaaaatttttaatgcgaATGTTGAAGTGGAGGATTAGCATAAaccgtttttaatttttattttaatatcactgTGTATTTGTGTGTATTTGTGTTTAGTGTTGTGTGACACAACACTTTCCttggttattaatttttccacgcTGATGAACGTTTAGAAGTGCGTCGATTCAATTATAGCAACATCTAAAAAGAATCTGTTAAAACTCTTGAACATAACGTgatgaatttcaattaattattactcatTAGAATCAGATTGAAATTACGATATGAAagctgatataaaatttatataaatttatataaatcgttgttttgaatttatacGTATTctcaaaatgttttataaaaatatgttgtataaaaaaaaaactctataTCTCAAatgtaaagaatttattataaaaattcgaataaatataattaaaacaataaatattctgtttagctctacgatatttatttactatcctggacattatttttctatttttactttttcctcGATATTTTGCACTCGAATTTTAGATGATGTATCGTTCATCTCAACTTTTGTAAATTGTGATTTGGATTCTTCATTGTGAAGCAAGATCTGCGACGTTAGGTTGGATATTCTCATGTCTTTCAGCTTCATCGTACTCTCTAGATATGCAACCTTGTGATTTAACGTGTAGATAATGTCGTCAATCTCTTGAAGTTTTTGTCTTAATTGCACGCAGACGTGACGAGGAACACCATCTTCCCCGTTGATATCCTCCGATGTTCTTTGCGTCTCGGCATCTTCTTTCACTTCAACAGACACGAATATGTTGAAATTTGTTCCTTAAAAGAATTCATTtacgtaacattttttaaaaatcaattttaattttattttatgcatctatttattttatacgtacatatttttcttttttaagatatattcttaaattaactaatatatgtatgtatgttcAACTTACACGAACTTTGAAAAGGATTCTTTAAtcgaaacataatattttgaaaataattccaaaagcATAACCAATTTATAAACcatttcaagataaaataggatttttcctttatttgataaaatattgatgtttTACGATCAATACATTCCAAAGTTAATTGATCGACAACATTTGGCAATGATTTGTTTGATATCGTTGCTTTTATTTCATCTGTGTCcactttttctaataataaagtatcacgctttaaaaatattacgatcGAATTCTTATCAAtgcctcgttttttttttttaattattattttattcaatttttaccttcttcgataaaatcattttctttaaacgaCAGATTCTCAAAATCTTTCAgaactttcttttttagttCCAATAAGACGTATTCAGCGGTTCCAGGATGACAATTTGCTAActgattgataatatttttatttaatttcatatgaattttacttaatacttttcgatttaatattttccaattttctttcttcattgtTATACTATTGGCAGGCACATAATTATGAAGATCAACATAACggggataatatattttaaggatTTCCGCTATTATTACTGAGGGATATTTTTcttagttatttaaattataggaaattgaaaagatataatttaaatagaaagaatCAATAATGTAAAACAATCGTTTTGTAACTACCAGCATCGGAAAGATCTCTAGATAAATTCTTTGTTGGTTTTGAAAGTGGAATCGTAGAGATCCATGCATACAATTCttctatttgatttttatcatttttcttatcttcatCAGCCAtttctgtatatatttgtattattatattgattctgaaattaatttaatgaatactaCGAAAAAAGTGTGTGTTTGTATTGAACatatttttctgttatatcgtataaaattttgcatcacacattaataaattataaaaaaaaatcttaaatagatCGATTAATGATAGATCTTTTTTTGATGTTTGTTCGAAATATTtagttgcaaaaataaaattgacatCCTCCTTCCTTGAAGTTAGatcttacatttttataagatatgggatcaatttttaattttgtaatatcgtttatttaatgaaacgtACTTcgtatcaatgaaataatgtattataattcttgatgcaaattcttaattttatttaatagtgtataataataataataataataataataataattttatctataatttgaatttttaaaaatataaatgtagattttatagataaaaatatacaaaaaccacaatttaataatttaaaaatataaccatAATTTCATATAGTAACAGAAAATATCCCTAGTGTAGAAATCCCTGTTTTCTTTCGTACAAGTTGTCAAACCTTGTACCGAAAGTTCACTCTATTTAGTAACTGATATTATTGCAAAGTAATTGTCATGGCTTCGGAACGTTACAGTTTTTCATTAACAACTTTcaggtaaatttaattatttcccattaagaattcaaattttaaaaagtaattttaacgtaatattactttaactaattaataaaagttttcatgAACATAACCTGTAAGTAAGTTACAGGTTACATcggtttataaaatttattgatttattaaatatattattaatagaaaagtgAGAATCATCTTCAAAtaatctctctttttattatttataacaagttgaaaaaattaatattataaatttttcttttcaatcatAAATGAATTGATTTCAATTGAGTGTACAATGACTCGTCAAATAcctaaacattataaaatataaaaattaatttattcttttacacAGCCCATCTGGAAAATTGGTTCAGATAGAATATGCTTTAGCTGCTGTCGCTGCTGGAGCAGCAAGTGTTGGCATTAAAGCTTCAAACGGAGTTGTTCTTGCCACGGAAAATAAACACAAATCTATATTGTACGATGAACATAGTGTAAAGAAAgtagaaataattacaaaacatATTGGTATGGTATATAGTGGTATGGGGCcagattatagattattagtGAAGCAAGCACGTAAAATTGCACAACAGTATCAGCTTATTTATCAAGAACCAATACCTACTGCACAATTGGTACAAAGAGTTGCAATGCTTATGCAAGAATATACACAATCTGGGTATTTAtcttccaaataatttttcaatttattaaagatttgtattaatacaattaatacaatatattttgaaattaaaattatagaggAGTCAGGCCTTTTGGAGTCTCTTTGTTAATTTGTGGCTGGGATAATGGAAAACCATGTTTATATCAATGTGATCCTTCCGGTGCATATTTTGCATGGAAGGCTACAGCAATGggtaaaaattttgtcaatgGAAAAGTATTTCTTGAGAAAAGATATAGTGAAGATTTGGAATTGGACGATGCTGTTCATACTGccattttaactttaaagGAAGGATTTGAAGGACAGATGACAGctgataatatagaaattggtATTTGTGATGCAAATGGTTTTAGAAGATTGGAACCTTCCAATGTAAAAGATTATCTTGCTAATattccttaaatttttattatttttatattacattattacagtAATCTTTACACAATCAAGAATAAACtagattcttataataaaatgttttgttgaaagtaacattattattcctttacttgtaatatataacaagaaagtttatctttaaaatacggattttatctttattcagatttcattcataaaaatttattcagaaatttattgaaagattctgaagtaatatcaaaaatattccaaaaattttttttatcttataatcttataatctttaaattaatgttttccATCGTGATGCacgaatttttcattagacttgatttttcaataaatatgtaGAAGATACTATTTTTTTCCGATAGAGCGCGTTATAAGCATTCATGTTGGTTGGGCGCGATCGTGCGCGAATGCGAACGAGTTTTCGTAGTTGGTGCGCGGCCGGTCGGTTGGTTTGTCTCGTGTGTTGCGTTGTCCTGTCAGTTCTCGGTGATACTGTTGACAAAAAATCGACCAGAACACGTGTTGAATACGTCAAGTTATTTCTCAACGGATGTGCGTAGGTAAGCTTACAATTGATAGATATTAAGGTGTGTTTGCTTTTTCGATACTTACCTTGTCATTTACAATTGCTATTCATCATGATATCGATGTGTCGTTTGTAATTGTTTTTGATGTCGAACATATCTatattacgatcaaaattttatgttttcatgTGTTAATCTAAGTATTGttacattttgaatatataatgaagcatatttttaataacggtCTCATATTTGTCGCGTTGCCGGTTGTTTGTTTATGTCAGCCATTAGTCACGACCGGTCGCGAAACTATTTATTTACCAAATATGTGTGCTCATATTTTCTCAAGGtcgcattattttataaaaagtttaaaattatttactttaaatattttcatatgaaatatcaATGATATCGAGAATTTACAAATAGTTTATTTGCGAAAGAAATCGTTGTAAAATTTCGGTATTTCTAttcaattaaatgttattatataaatgaaagtaattaattagaaaaatagacgtaactgaaattatattcgatacacgtttttttttctctacaattaatttcaattgttatgCAAacctaaaagaaaataaaaggtatagaaataaagaaatatacgatgattatttttatttaattttttcgcgaTTACAGAAGGCACTATGATAAAACaagagattaaattaataacgagTTTTCGATATGTTTACTCGTTtacttgtttttattttttatttataatttaatcgcaattatcatcgatttataaaatatgtggtGTGTGATGAATTACGAATGTATAAATCACAATTCGCGTGTAAGGGCACATTGCGCGTctgtaataatttgaaatcgcGAATCCCGGCTAATCCCCGATTATCCCTTGCTTTCTCTCTATTCTTGTTTCCCGACAATCGtgcattttctctctttttcttactAACTCATTTTCCCGGCATCGTCTGCATTGGAGACGAACAATGCCAGACTTTAATATGACGCATCCGCAGACGCGTTTCCATGACAAACGGCGGCTTTCATTTACTACTGCTCGAACAGTGTTTCCACGCTGGTACTTGAAGATTTCCGCGGACAATCATACTCGGCttgggagagaaagagagatagcatgaagaaagaagatataggagagaaaggaagatacgaagagagatagagagtcTCGCGAAGACGAAGGCATCGTTGTGCTGGTTGCATGGTTTGCAATTTTAATGTCGATATTACAAGAGGCCAGTCAGTTCTTCTCTTCCGGCTGGCGAAAGCGCTGAATTTACATTTCCGCTTTTGCGGGGAATCGCAAACGTGCCGATGtcgcttattaaaaattctaaaaagccATCGAGTTCCCCTctcgtattttatattctttggcTTTATCTCGGTCTATTGGTCTCTCAATGTCGAcacttcttctctttttgtttcttctcttCGATCGAGTGTCTTCGAGGTTTGACATCTTTGAAACCAACTCGTATTCATTTacgttttttgattttaatcgaaagaaaaattttaacaaattttatttaagattagataaaaaagaaaagataaattctgtttttgacgatttcaattatattatataataatattaattaaagataatataatgccGCGTTTCTATAATGCAGCAAAAAGCAAAATGagactaaaatatatatatatatatatataaaaattaatagaatacaaattttttattttattccaaaataatttttttaaaattctatatatatataatctatatatatttaatttaaaacaatttaaaattattgaatatcccGGATTAAAACGTTTCTCGGAAAAAAGAATTCCTGTATTTCTATccttattacttttttaatttagcacTTTCtttgatttcataattaaaattgaaattaaaagataaaatattcgaatcctagcctgatatttaataaagtgaactgaataataaattgaacatAATTCAAATAACCGATGTAGAGTATGTTTTACTGAATTCTTCAAaggttattttaaaatttgcgtatctttatttatcttacgtatctttatttttattagtcttattatttcattatcttgCCGCATTATGTTATCACGTTATATTGTTATCTGCAAATATCTcgcgaattatttattaataatataaaatttgtttcatttattttaaaaataataatatagagcattgatttttaatctataaacgTCTAATTGAGAATTTCAATGTTACTaagatattatacatataagaacttaaaatatgataaatcatttctttttcttaataattttccttaaaaaatttgtttatgttCGCATaacaaataaacttttaaaaataaagtttcacgcaatatatttaaaattcttatgtaTTACTTGtgacacacacacatatataatattaagaatcttTGACAcagagaataatataaattataatttttaattaaaatgtttaatattcttatatataatctttatatataattattccttaaggattctttgaaaaaattacatcgtcgaagaaaaattttgtccgATTTGAATAAACAGTTTTGGTGAATGTGgacgtataatattttcttcgtcgTCCACAATTCTATAATTGCGCGTGAACATTTCTGATCAATGTGGACGCGGCATAACATTCCCCA is a window encoding:
- the LOC107998425 gene encoding proteasome subunit alpha type-2, which gives rise to MASERYSFSLTTFSPSGKLVQIEYALAAVAAGAASVGIKASNGVVLATENKHKSILYDEHSVKKVEIITKHIGMVYSGMGPDYRLLVKQARKIAQQYQLIYQEPIPTAQLVQRVAMLMQEYTQSGGVRPFGVSLLICGWDNGKPCLYQCDPSGAYFAWKATAMGKNFVNGKVFLEKRYSEDLELDDAVHTAILTLKEGFEGQMTADNIEIGICDANGFRRLEPSNVKDYLANIP